The region GCTGGCCGAGCGCGTCGGCGGCGCCAAGGCCATCGGCCCGATGCTGCAGGGACTGAACAAGCCGGCCAATGACCTCTCGCGCGGCTGCAGCGCCGACGACGTGTTCCATGTGATCGCCGTCACCGTGGTCCAGGCGCAAGCCACCGCGGCGCAGGCACCCAAGGGCGAGCAGGCGGCGGCATGAAGGCAGAATTGTTGTTGCCGCTGCTGTGCCTGCAAGCGCTGCTCGGTGCCGGCACCTATTTCCAGACGGTGACCGGCTTTGGCCTCGGCATGATCGTGATGGGCGCCACCAGCGGGCTGGGTCTGGCGCCGGTGGCCACCGTCGCCGCCGTGGTCAGTCTGGTGACGCTGGCCAACAGCGCCTGCGCGCTGCCCGGCAAGTTCCAGCATATCGACTGGCGCGCCGTGGGCGCGGCGGCGATCGGCATCCTGCCTTCGGTGCTGGTCGGCGTGCTGGTGCTCGAATACCTGAGCAGCACCGCCGCCACGCTGCTGCAGCTGCTGTTGGGCGCGGTGATCCTGTACGGCGGCCTGAGCGCCGCCTTCAGACCCGAGCCGCTGCCGCAACGCTCCGGCGACGGCAGCTTCTTCATGAGCGGCGTCTTCGGCGGCCTGCTGAGCGGCATGTTCGGCGTCTCCGGGCCGCCGCTGATCTTCCAGTTCTACCGGCAGCCAATGAAGCCGGTGGAAATCCGCTGCGCGCTGATCCTGGTCTTCACCGTAACCTCGTCCGTGCGCACGCTGTTCTCTGCCTGGCAAGGGCAGCTGGATGCCGCGATCTGGCTGCAGGCCGCGGTCGGGGTGCCGGTAGTGGTGATCGCCACGCTGCTGGGCCGGCGCTTTCCGCC is a window of Cupriavidus taiwanensis LMG 19424 DNA encoding:
- a CDS encoding TSUP family transporter, whose translation is MKAELLLPLLCLQALLGAGTYFQTVTGFGLGMIVMGATSGLGLAPVATVAAVVSLVTLANSACALPGKFQHIDWRAVGAAAIGILPSVLVGVLVLEYLSSTAATLLQLLLGAVILYGGLSAAFRPEPLPQRSGDGSFFMSGVFGGLLSGMFGVSGPPLIFQFYRQPMKPVEIRCALILVFTVTSSVRTLFSAWQGQLDAAIWLQAAVGVPVVVIATLLGRRFPPPFSPTTTRRVAFGVLIGIGVSLMLPALSAWLR